Within the Streptomyces sp. NBC_00554 genome, the region CGGAGTGGCAGCTCACGCGGTGTTGACAACGGTCCGCACCACACGGTGGTTCCCCCCTGGCGCCATGACCTGAGTCACGTGGGCGGCGGAGTGTAGCAGAGGGTCCACCCATGCTTGTGAAGGGGCTCACGAGCGACCCCCCTGGGGCAGGTGGATACTCGATGGCATGAGCACCACGGAGCGTCCCAGGATCCTCGTAGTAGGCGGTGGGTACGTAGGCCTGTACGCAGCTCGGCGCATTCTCAAGAAGATGCGCTACGGAGAGGCGACCGTCACGGTTGTCGACCCCCGGTCGTACATGACCTACCAGCCCTTCCTCCCCGAAGCCGCCGCCGGCAGCATCTCCCCGCGGCATGTCGTCGTCCCGTTGCGACGCGTGCTCCCCAAGGCGGAGGTCCTCACCGGTCGGGTCACCACCATCGATCAGGACCGCAAGGTCGCGACGATCGCCCCCCTCGTGGGTGAGGCGTACGAGCTGCCTTTCGACTACCTCGTCGTCGCGATGGGCGCGGTCTCGCGCACCTTCCCGATCCCCGGCCTCGCCGAGCAGGGCATCGGTATGAAGGGCATCGAGGAGGCCATCGGCCTGCGCAACCACGTCCTCGAGCAGCTCGACAAGGCTGACTCCACGACGGACGAAGAGGTCCGCCGCAAGGCGTTGACCTTCGTCTTCGTCGGCGGTGGCTTCGCGGGTGCGGAGACCATCGGTGAGGTCGAGGACATGGCGCGTGACGCGTCGAAGTACTACACCAACGTGTCCCGCGAGGACATGCGGTTCGTCCTCGTCGACGCGGCGGACAAGATCCTTCCCGAGGTCGGCCCCAAGCTCGGCCTGTACGGCAAGGAGCACCTGGAGAGCCGCGGCGTGGAGATCTACCTCTCCACCTCCATGGACT harbors:
- a CDS encoding NAD(P)/FAD-dependent oxidoreductase, whose amino-acid sequence is MSTTERPRILVVGGGYVGLYAARRILKKMRYGEATVTVVDPRSYMTYQPFLPEAAAGSISPRHVVVPLRRVLPKAEVLTGRVTTIDQDRKVATIAPLVGEAYELPFDYLVVAMGAVSRTFPIPGLAEQGIGMKGIEEAIGLRNHVLEQLDKADSTTDEEVRRKALTFVFVGGGFAGAETIGEVEDMARDASKYYTNVSREDMRFVLVDAADKILPEVGPKLGLYGKEHLESRGVEIYLSTSMDSCVDGHVVLKNGLEVDSNTIVWTAGVKPNPVLSRFGLPLGPRGHVDTQTTLQVQGTDYIWAAGDNAQVPDAAARKAGVENAWCPPNAQHALRQAKVLGDNVISGMRGFPQKEYSHANKGAVAGLGLHKGVAMIVMGKMKIKVKGRLAWYMHRGYHGMAMPTWNRKIRVFADWTLAMFLKREVVSLGAMETPREEFYEAAKPAPAPAAAAAPAAPAKTEEKAKAS